The sequence ATTTTTCAGCTTACATTTGAATATGTTGGAGATGTAGCATATATGACATACCGCATCGGTCAGCCATGCTGTCAAAGAAGATCCAGGACCGTGGGTCAGGCCCATATTTGACAAAAGACACATAATGGCTGGTGTTTATACAGAGAACTGCAAAGAGTTGCATCTGGTGCCTCTGTACTGATGCATCTTCTGGAAGATGATCTGGAACTGTAAGTTTGTGAGGAGTGTGTTCCTGTCTGGAGGGATGAGTGTGAACCTGTAGAAAGAGCAAAAACATTGGGTTTGTTAGTGGGAGAAGGCATGTGGAGGAAATTTAAGCAAGTAAAAATCACAGAACTATTGAAATTCAAAGTATTTTAGCATTAGGTTCACTACCTGTGTGTTGCAGGTAGAGCAATACTGCTTAATTTTGCCTGGCTGAAGCTTATGGTCCATCAGGCACTGGTCACACTCATATTCAGCTACGTGACCACACAGAAAACATTCCCGAGGAGCTGCCAGAGAAAACAGGAGAGGCATAAGAGATATTCTATCAGCAACTGTCCAATATCTGCTTCCACAAAACAAATTTTATCAGGAGGAGATTTCATTTGGTAGCATGCTTGTTAAACTCACAACAATGCAAGACATCTGTGATGTCCAGTTCTGTTGAGGGAATGATTTTAGGGAACATCTTGAACTTCTTTCCAAATCGTGGCATCTGAACTATAAGGCAAGATggaatctaaaataaaaaaggtttgATTAATAATGCATACTTCTGTTTACAATATATCTCTACTACGTATGCAAactgtaatatattaaataaaaatcaaatttacagTAAACTCTAAGAAATGAACAAACCTCTTCAAATTTCAGATCACTTGATACTAAAGACATCTCAAGCAGCTGTTGAACTGAAGGCACGGCTCCCACCTGATTCTTCTCTACAATGATCTGATGTGTATATGCATCCTGTGACAACTCTCCATGTGACCTAAAAACAACACACAGGtgttaaaattacagtttaagcTTGTTTACACACAATCTACATCACCGTTTAAAATAGATCTGGGAGAATGGGGTCAGTgaattcttttttgtttttgaaagtctcttaatctcatcatggctgcatttatttgatacaaaatacagtaaaaaggcaatattgtgatatatgaataatattttttaaaatgtaatttatttctgtgatggcaaagctacattttcagcataatttctaatgctgtaattatcatcagctggcattaaagggttagttcacccaaaaatgaaaataatgtcattaattacttaccctcatgccgttccacacccgtaagaccttcgttcatcttcagaacacaaattaagatattttagttgaaatccgatggctcagtgaggcctgcatagctagcaatgacatttcctctctcaagatcctttaatgtactaaaaacatatttaaatcagttcacgtgagtacagtggttcaatattaatacagaaagcgacgaaaatatttttggtgcgccaaaaaaaaaaagttacgacttatatagtgatggcatGATCAATGCCATCACTatatcatgattcggatcgcgtgtcaaaccgccaaactgctgaaatcacgtgactttggcgctccgaagcttaatgaagcagtgttttgaaatcggccatcactatataagacgttatttagttttttttggtgcacaaaaaatattcttgttgctttataatattaatattgaaccactgtactcacatgaactgatttaaatatgtttttagtacattaaagaatcttgagagaggaaatgtcattgctggctatgcaggcctcactgagccatcggatttcaacaaaaatatcttaatttgtgttccgaagatgaacgaaggtcttacgggtgtggaacggcatgagggtaagtaattaatgacattattttcatttttgggtgaactaaccctttaagacccatcagcctgcgccatctagagtttcatgataGAACTATGTAtattattaaaggaacactccactttttttgaaaataggctaattttccaactcccctagagttaaacagttgagttttaccgttttcgaatccattcagccgatctccggttctggcggtaccacttttagcatagcttagcatagttcattgaatctgactagaccgttagcatcgcgcttaaaaatgaccaaagagttttgatatttttcctatttaaaacttgactcttctgtagttaaatcgtgtactaagaccgacggaaaataaaaaagttgtgattttctaggctgatatggttaggaactatactctcattcaggcgtaataatcaaggaactttgctgccgtatcatgagtgcagcagtgcaatgatattacgcagcgtctctcacaaacgtctccatggttgcaaggcacgttccctgtgcaagcaggggctcacgggcgctgcgtaatatcattgcactgctgcagccatagaacggcagcaaagttccttgattattacgcctgaatgagaatatagttcctagccatatcagcctagaaaatcgcaactttttattttccgtcggtcttagtacacgatttaactacagaagagtcaagttttaaataggaaaaatatcaaaactctttggtcatttttaagcccgatgctaacggtctaatcagattcaatgaactatgctaagctatgctaaaagtggtaccgccagaaccggagatcggctgaatggattcgaaaacggtaaaactcaactgtttaactctaggggagctggaaaatgagcctattttcaaaaaaagtggagtgttcctttaagtgaaataaaaatactttttaacccCTGTGTGCAAAACATATTCATTCACGGGTTGtgtaaaatgcagtaaaatgtCAAAACAGAGTAATGTTTctcaaataaacaaatctgGAGTGACGGACAAGCAGTGCAAATGAAACAAACCTGATTTTGAGCAATGGCTCTATGTGTAAAACATCCTTTAGCAGTAGGGTGATGAACTCCTCTGGATCTGAAGGAAATAGcagataaaatattttaatgatcaGTGTAACGTTCCCCCTAAGCCATAGATGAAAAACGTGCAGCtcaacatcaaaaaagtaaatgGCCGCTATGTGACAAGTAATACCTTTCTCCTCTGTAGCAAAAGATTTGCAGCCCAGCTGTTTACGAAACTTCATCACATTCTCAGCTGGAACAAAGCCCGATCTGTCGAGAGAGGCAGAGGTCGTATGAAATGAACTGCGAGTACCCTGATGACTATAAACACACATGCCCATATGAAGAGTGTTTACTCAAGCATTAGCTATGTTATGTCACTTTCTTATGTACTATCACACATACATCAAGGGGTTTTAGAGATTTACCGGCGTAAACAGTTCACAATGTCCCGTCTTAAAATGTGTGAAATGCCTTCCTCACTATCTGCTGATCTGTTAAACATTCTGTTGAAACCTATGGATGACGTGAAGAGACTGTAAAAgcagagagaaaaaagaaaatgcatcAGTACATGCgaacaaaaaaagaatgaaaCGTGAAATAACATACATTTCTTGAGATGCTTACCTAAAGAGAGTGGCATCTAGATAGCAGGAGTTGAAGTGACCTTGGATTCCCCTCATTCTGCCCACCAGATGAGACAAAACATCTTGCTCGGCAACGGGGGGAACATCTTCATCCAAATCTTCCAGGAGTTTGActaagaggaaaaaaaagtactttttttttaaatgtaacaaaaaaaaaaattctttaacaTTCAGACTGTTTCTAGAAGTGGATTGAATGGCCTCACCTGAAGGAGGTTCAAGtggtttctcattctcattcgGAATGAACAGAAATCTACTGTCTGGTTTGCAGTTGGTCAGTGGCACAAACAAGGCTTTGTTTCCTTCACAGGTGAAATACCGTTTTGTACCAAGCGTCCCATCCGAACAAGTCGTCGCTTCAGTGTCCTGAAAGgatttgagagatttttttttatttgtttgcacaaaacacaacataatCGCCACATGCTCTgtattgagagaaaaaaatatagatGCTCACCAGCTCAAGTCCTGCCCAGTAATGTTTCTTTCCATCTGGAACTCCAATCCATCTGATCACACCATACACTTTCAGTCCATTCAAAGATATGACCTCTGCCATGGACCCCACCTCCAAAGAATAATGGGACAAGGCCTTAATGGAGTTAGCCACATCCTTGTTGGATAAGATACTTCCTTTTTTTGCATTGCGTGAGTTGAGAGCTGGCATGGAATATATGCGTGACACTGCTTTCCTGTTCAAACCTTAAAAGGAGAAAACATGTAAATCATATTACCGCAGATATCATCACCTGACATTCCTCAAGTCATATGATTGACTCCATTAAATCTTGGTATAAAGCATGATAGATACTTTGAATTGTTCAAGATTTGAGACTGACGGTCCTTCCGGTTTAAGATAACAATCTTTTCCGCAGTCTAGTCATCTCTTTTAATCTACAACAGCAACCTGATCCAaaatccttaaagggatagttcacccgaaaatgaagatttgatgtttatctgcttacccccagcgcatccaagatgtaggtgactttgtttcttcagtagaacacaaatgatgatttttaactccaatcgTTGCgagtctgtcagtcatataatgcatgtcaatgggaacttcatctataagagtaaaaaaaaacatgcacagacaaatccaagtGACGACAcgttgatgtcctaagacacgaaacggtCGGTTTGTGCATGAAACgaatagtatttatataattttttacctcttaaacaccactatgtccaactgccctgcacatccggttagtgagatcaaaaaacgcgttctgatgacggaagGGATCTCTCGTGCTTtgcttcaatgagcgcgagacatcacttccgttgtcagagcgcgatcagacctcactaagcgaatgctgaacgcagttggacatagtggtgtttaagaggtaaaaaattatataaatactgttcggtttctcgcacaaacctatcatttcgtgtcttaggacatcaatgtgtcgtcacgagccacaggctTTAATTAGGAtttgtctgtgtgttttttttttactcttatagacgaagttcccattgacacgcactatacgactgacagacggcaacggttggagttaaaaatcataatttgtgttctactgaagaaacaaagtcacctacatcttggatgccttgggggtaagcagataaacataaaattttcatttttgggtgaactatatccctttaagactttcAATGTTTTTAAGGGCTAAAAAGGTGAGCAACTGACCCAAATCAGTGCTGACTCTCAGCGGCTGCCTGGTGTTTAAATGTGATGAAGCCACCTGGACAATGTCAGCTGCGCTGAAGAAGGGAAGAGGGACATTCTTCTTCGTCAAAATATCCCGCTCAGTGTCCTGTGAAGAAATTCAACTGCATGTCAGCAGATCAAGTGGATTCCTTACGCCTTTCACATGACTATTTTCTTTGCATTTCAAGTATTTTGTCTATGCGTTCAAGAGGTCGACACTTACGTCACAGTTGAAAGGTGCATGTTCAGATTATGTAAAAGTACACAGTCACATCACGTTGATTCAGATTTTGATAAGGGATTTTCCCATTAAAGtaaagtttttttgtgtgtgtgcaaaatTTTGTATAAAAATTGTATGTAATGTCTGAACAATTTTAGTGCCCaatattaatatgaatattattttagtataatttatttttaaataataatttatatagaataataaaatatatatactaacTAATCATTACTGTCATTTCATTCAATATTTTAGCATATGAATTAATGGAGGACTAAACGGCAGCAAAAGATGCCTTTCCTCACCACCAAGTCCAGCTCAAATCCCAGCATTTGCAAGACTCCTGGCTTGTCCTTCTTGCCTATTTGAATCAGATTTTTGACCAGGCATGGTTGAAAGTCCTTCTTGTGTTTGACCACTACAAGATCATCCTGAGCAAGGTCACAAATTGCACTGAAGAGCTGGACGTTGCTCAGGAGTTCCAGTCGCCTGCTGGCAGGAGAAACGAACAAAAGCAGCTGAGCTTGATGGCGTGAGAGCGGGTATGTGTCCTGTTTCTTGACCGCGCCACTGCTCCTAGCACTGCCACTTCCTCCATAAACCATTCCTATGAGTTCTCCTGCTGCTGTCTCCGCATCCGCGCGCCCGATTGCCCCGCCAGATAAGCCCTTCTTGCTTCTCCTCACTACAATAAAGTAGCTCTCCTGTTGTTCCTTGTCCAGTTCCATGTTAAATGATGAGTGTTTGCTTCAGAAGTCGCCTTATCAAGACAGAGAGGAGTCGGTTATCTGCAGTCGTGATGTCATTGACATTTCTTTGATgacatgtgacactaaagatgTCCATCTGTGCAAACCAGGAAATCAGTAATACAAAAAGTATTGTTTTGTATGCAgtggtttatttatatagcaaatGTATGGATTTTTAGACATTTGCATTGATCTATAAGTTTATTTTAGAATGACCAATACtgattatattttgtttttaagtgtTCCTATATAGCAAACTGATTATTAATTAATGCTTTATTTCTGGTTTTGGAGGTGCACaatcattaataataaacatatgcatttttaaaacaataacaacagtATCAGTGCCATATAGTATTTACCATATAtgcaatgtgtttttttttttttgcaatgtaaAGATTGCAGATTTCTTTATTTAACTATTATATGATGCTCATTTAGAAATGAAtagatgttaaaatatacaaaaaataataaagtaagTCACTTTACCTGAGAACATGGTTGTTTTCATCTTTAAAGGACATTAGTGTGTTGGCCTTGTTGATGCTTCTGGTCCCACTTATTGGTAGACTTAAACCGATAAATGAGTGAAATACATGTAACACACCTCTATGAGACCAAGTGTACTTTTGGGATCTGCTCAGAACACCTTTGACGCCTATAAAAATGCTAAGCAAGCcagaaatgttaaaaatcatcatttgtgttctactgaagaaacaaagccAGAAATGTTCGCTTGAGTTAAAGACACTtgaaaagaaaatacattttgagcACCTATTCAAAAGTCTGCACATGCACATGCTTTTGTATTCATGTACTCTGGTTGAAAGCACCAGATCTTGAATGTCTGAGTGTCTGAACACTTGATGAACTTGTTTTGTAGCTTGTCAAAAACTTTGTATTAGTCATTATAAAGGGTAAGAATTCAATGACTACAGATCAGTTCAGTATGCAAGGAGATATGAGATAAACACTTCTGTGTCCACGAAAGAAACAATGAATGTCTTAATTTAACTGAAAATATAAGAAAGCATgtagaaaaaaacataattctaaataaaaaggtttatgaaatatatttccTTTTAAGTATGACAATCCATGTTCatgatgaaatatattttaaactgccCAAAAAGGAGActaaataatgaaaattaaagAGAAACATACTTTTAAAGTCTCTACTACTGGattaaagaaataaacaaaGGCAACTGTTGTTCAAACTATTCAACATTCCATCTGTTCAAATTGCTGGAAAATATGTTTTGCTCCCTCAGTTCCTCCAGCTGAGAACTAACATAAGTTAATTTGAAAAATCTTGCATAATATTCcttaaaatattcatttttttggcACTTCATTACCctgaattaaaattatttcaagCAAATCTATTTTCCTAAAATTTGTTGCAAAAAAGTGCACTAACTAAATGGTTTTAATTTTCAATTTACCTCTTTTTTCTGATATTTTTATGGAATGATCTTAACCCATTCTGCCCTATCGGGAAGAGCattataatatgacataaatATGATATTTATTTGACTATGTAAAACAATGCATGCAAATTACAGTTCTGCAAACCCCAGAAATTTTCCATGAACAAATggattattaattttataaatcttCAGACATGTTTCAGCAAAAAAATGATGTAGAAACATGAACCCTTTTGAACTCTGAGTTAACATCTTAAGTCATGCATTGCATCACCTGCTTTATGCACTTTCTGGCAGATAAAACTGCAGGGAACATTCACcgagaaaaaagaagaagaaaagaaaaaaaaaaacagactacAGACGCCACATGGCATAGTTGAAATAAGTTGACATTTATCATGCAGCCCATCAGATCAGGCGATGTTTAAGTATTAAGGTGTGTTAATACAAGAAGGCGCTCACTAGATTTGCCTGATAGCATGTCCTTATAACAGATTTTTATGTAACTGGTAAAGATGATCTTTATATATTTTCCCTACTTATTAAGACGTGCACTTTACAAGATAAACATTATGAAACATTTAGCAACATGTGATTCTGCATTGTTGACACAACAATGATTTTGCACATAGATGGAAACAAATGTCCTTCAAGTGGGTAGTGGATACTGTAGCAACACCATCTTGGTCTGCTACAGGTTTGATTATGTCTTGGATGCACTCAAATGACCCGTTCACATGACAGCACCTGCATTCTGTGAAATCTGTGATGTTTATGCTGCAGGGCTATGATGTCCTTGCCgagaaacaaagaaacaaaccaGAGTAACCAATGAGCTGCAAACTTTATACTCTATTCTGATTGAAAAACAAGGAAAACATCTTAAATATTTCACATCCAGCAAACCATTAAGACGCTAACGTTGCTAGTTCCACATTATATTCATCATGTGGAAAACATGAAAAAGATCAACAAGCAGTCAAAGTATCTTGTA comes from Chanodichthys erythropterus isolate Z2021 chromosome 6, ASM2448905v1, whole genome shotgun sequence and encodes:
- the cyld2 gene encoding ubiquitin carboxyl-terminal hydrolase CYLD gives rise to the protein MELDKEQQESYFIVVRRSKKGLSGGAIGRADAETAAGELIGMVYGGSGSARSSGAVKKQDTYPLSRHQAQLLLFVSPASRRLELLSNVQLFSAICDLAQDDLVVVKHKKDFQPCLVKNLIQIGKKDKPGVLQMLGFELDLVDTERDILTKKNVPLPFFSAADIVQVASSHLNTRQPLRVSTDLGLNRKAVSRIYSMPALNSRNAKKGSILSNKDVANSIKALSHYSLEVGSMAEVISLNGLKVYGVIRWIGVPDGKKHYWAGLELDTEATTCSDGTLGTKRYFTCEGNKALFVPLTNCKPDSRFLFIPNENEKPLEPPSVKLLEDLDEDVPPVAEQDVLSHLVGRMRGIQGHFNSCYLDATLFSLFTSSIGFNRMFNRSADSEEGISHILRRDIVNCLRRSGFVPAENVMKFRKQLGCKSFATEEKDPEEFITLLLKDVLHIEPLLKIRSHGELSQDAYTHQIIVEKNQVGAVPSVQQLLEMSLVSSDLKFEEIPSCLIVQMPRFGKKFKMFPKIIPSTELDITDVLHCSPRECFLCGHVAEYECDQCLMDHKLQPGKIKQYCSTCNTQVHTHPSRQEHTPHKLTVPDHLPEDASVQRHQMQLFAVLCINTSHYVSFVKYGPDPRSWIFFDSMADRCGDDNNGYNVPVIRYCPEVGDFLSQSEEEISTADLSQCSELVRRLLCDSYMCLYQRTDNHPQHHQ